The Haloplasma contractile SSD-17B genome has a segment encoding these proteins:
- a CDS encoding CoA-disulfide reductase — MKQKIVIVGGVAGGATAAARLRRLSEENEIIMFERDEYISFANCGLPYYIGDVIQDRSKLLVQTVEGMSKRFNLDIRNFSEVTSIDKENNKVTVNNAKTGKTYEESYDKLILSPGAKAIVPPMTGLDQAENVFSLRNIPDTDKIRGYVDEKKPKSAVVIGGGFIGVEMAENLAHRGVEVTLVDLADQIMAPFDYEMAAVLQDEMTNHGVKLILGDAVKEFQNKGHHLILNSGQELDTDMVILAIGVRPENTLAQDAGLKVGPRGHIVTTKQLLTVNDQNDQVEQDIYAIGDAIEVYDWVDDSKTAIALAWPANRQGRLVADHINGKDIEYKGTLGSSVAKIFNLTAASTGNNEKTLKRKEVNYKAIHVHRGNHAGYYPGASNITIKLVFDPETGKIFGAQAVGGEGTEKRIDVIATAIKGGLTVQDLPDLELCYAPPYSSAKDPSNIAGYVASNIMDGVYDVVHWNEIDNIVANGGYLLDVRTPMEFDLGHIKGANNIPVDDLRNRLSEIKIDKDQPIYVNCQVGLRAYLAIRILQENGYQNVFNLSGGYKTYLSAMKPNLSEDTLPHTPESEDIDTQGVESGDTKKSVPDKITETIKIDACGLQCPGPIMQTYKAVDAANDGDIILVQSTDSGFARDVDKWCDKTGNTLLKVEQNKNVYSAYIQKGCDACPTVHNQTSNENTTIVLFSGDMDKAMASMIIAQGSAAMGKNVTVFCTFWGLNLLRKQKHPKVKKNFIEKMFGRMMPKGPGKMGISKMNFGGMGAKMMKRVMKKKNVDSLEDLLNSAQEHGVKLIACTMSMDVMGITKDELIDGIDYAGVATYLAESDQAGVTLFI, encoded by the coding sequence GCCGTCTAAGCGAAGAAAACGAGATTATTATGTTTGAACGTGATGAATATATTTCATTTGCCAATTGTGGTCTTCCTTACTATATTGGTGATGTAATTCAAGATCGAAGTAAATTATTGGTTCAAACAGTAGAAGGGATGTCTAAGCGTTTTAATTTAGATATTCGTAATTTTTCTGAGGTAACTAGTATTGACAAGGAAAATAATAAAGTAACTGTAAACAATGCAAAGACTGGAAAAACATATGAGGAGTCGTATGATAAGTTAATCCTTTCTCCTGGTGCAAAAGCAATAGTACCGCCTATGACCGGTTTAGATCAAGCAGAAAATGTCTTTTCTCTCCGTAATATCCCTGACACAGATAAAATTCGTGGATATGTCGATGAAAAGAAACCAAAATCCGCTGTAGTAATTGGTGGAGGATTCATTGGTGTTGAAATGGCTGAGAACCTAGCCCATCGCGGTGTTGAGGTAACACTAGTTGACTTAGCAGACCAAATCATGGCTCCATTTGATTACGAAATGGCAGCAGTCTTACAAGATGAAATGACAAACCACGGTGTTAAGTTAATCCTAGGTGACGCCGTAAAAGAATTTCAAAATAAAGGACATCATTTAATCCTAAATAGTGGTCAAGAACTCGACACGGACATGGTAATCTTAGCAATTGGTGTCCGTCCTGAAAATACATTAGCGCAAGATGCTGGTCTTAAAGTGGGACCTCGTGGACACATCGTTACAACGAAACAATTATTAACAGTAAATGATCAAAATGATCAAGTAGAACAAGATATCTATGCTATTGGTGATGCAATTGAAGTTTATGACTGGGTTGATGACTCTAAAACTGCAATTGCATTAGCGTGGCCCGCAAATAGGCAAGGTCGCCTAGTGGCCGATCATATTAATGGAAAAGATATTGAATACAAAGGAACACTTGGCTCTTCTGTAGCAAAAATCTTTAATTTAACTGCAGCTTCTACAGGTAATAATGAGAAGACATTAAAACGTAAAGAAGTAAACTACAAAGCAATCCACGTACACCGTGGTAACCATGCAGGATATTATCCAGGTGCTTCAAACATTACAATCAAGTTAGTGTTTGACCCTGAAACAGGTAAGATTTTTGGTGCTCAAGCTGTTGGCGGTGAAGGAACTGAAAAGCGTATTGATGTAATTGCTACTGCAATCAAGGGTGGATTAACGGTCCAGGATTTACCTGATTTAGAATTATGCTATGCACCACCTTATTCATCAGCAAAAGATCCATCTAATATTGCTGGATATGTTGCTTCAAATATTATGGATGGAGTTTATGATGTTGTTCATTGGAATGAAATTGATAACATCGTAGCAAACGGTGGTTACTTACTTGACGTTCGTACTCCTATGGAATTTGATTTAGGACATATTAAAGGAGCGAACAATATCCCTGTAGATGACCTAAGAAATCGTCTAAGTGAAATTAAGATTGATAAAGATCAACCAATCTATGTAAATTGTCAAGTTGGTCTAAGAGCATACTTAGCAATTCGAATTTTACAAGAAAATGGATATCAAAATGTCTTTAACTTATCGGGTGGATACAAAACTTATCTTTCAGCAATGAAGCCAAACTTATCAGAGGATACCCTTCCACATACTCCTGAGTCTGAGGATATTGATACACAAGGTGTTGAATCTGGTGATACAAAAAAGTCAGTACCCGATAAGATTACTGAGACTATAAAAATAGATGCTTGTGGACTCCAGTGTCCTGGTCCAATTATGCAAACGTATAAAGCAGTTGATGCGGCTAATGATGGCGATATTATTTTGGTACAATCAACTGATAGTGGATTTGCTCGTGATGTCGATAAATGGTGTGACAAAACTGGTAATACATTACTTAAAGTAGAACAAAATAAAAATGTATATAGTGCTTATATTCAAAAAGGGTGCGATGCTTGCCCTACCGTACATAATCAAACATCAAACGAAAATACAACGATTGTGCTGTTCAGTGGAGATATGGATAAGGCAATGGCATCAATGATTATCGCACAAGGATCAGCAGCAATGGGAAAAAATGTAACTGTCTTCTGTACATTCTGGGGTCTAAATCTATTACGTAAACAGAAACACCCTAAGGTTAAAAAGAACTTCATTGAAAAAATGTTTGGTAGAATGATGCCAAAAGGTCCTGGTAAAATGGGAATCTCGAAAATGAACTTTGGTGGCATGGGAGCAAAAATGATGAAACGTGTTATGAAAAAGAAAAACGTTGATTCATTGGAAGATTTACTTAATAGTGCTCAGGAACATGGTGTTAAACTAATTGCTTGTACAATGAGTATGGATGTAATGGGTATTACTAAAGATGAATTAATTGACGGTATTGATTACGCTGGCGTTGCTACTTACCTAGCTGAAAGTGATCAAGCTGGTGTTACATTATTTATTTAA
- a CDS encoding DHH family phosphoesterase: MKQVIIEEIKTYDQIVIFRHVRPDGDAYGSQLGLREIILDTFPEKEVKVVGEESEYLRFLGAMDEVTNDFIKNSLAIIVDTANASRVSDERYKLAKRSIKIDHHPLAETYCDIEWVDDSYSACCEMIAELQMTNSDQLKLNSMGAKFIYTGLVTDTGRFLYRNISSRTLKLASYLLDYKFSVGDLYNDLYISPINEVKFKGYILDQFEYTENGLAYMKIDHHLMEKYQISAEGAKAMVNTLSNIDGINMWIFFVELDEERIRVSLRSRGIVVNEFAKKYNGGGHKLASGAFCDDWDMVDKLIIEADELCKEYNK, translated from the coding sequence ATGAAACAAGTGATTATTGAAGAAATAAAGACGTATGACCAAATTGTTATTTTTAGGCATGTTAGACCAGATGGAGATGCTTACGGATCTCAATTAGGGTTAAGAGAGATTATCTTAGATACATTTCCTGAAAAAGAGGTTAAGGTAGTTGGAGAAGAATCAGAATACTTAAGGTTTTTAGGAGCAATGGATGAGGTAACCAATGATTTCATAAAAAATTCATTAGCGATTATAGTCGATACAGCAAATGCTAGCCGAGTTAGTGATGAGCGTTATAAATTAGCGAAACGTTCCATAAAGATTGATCACCATCCATTAGCAGAAACATACTGTGATATTGAGTGGGTAGACGATTCGTATTCAGCTTGTTGTGAAATGATTGCCGAATTACAAATGACTAATAGCGATCAGTTAAAATTAAATAGCATGGGCGCTAAATTTATATATACTGGTCTAGTTACTGATACAGGGCGCTTTTTATATCGAAATATTTCAAGTCGAACTTTAAAATTAGCAAGTTATCTACTTGATTATAAATTTAGTGTCGGGGATTTATATAATGACCTTTATATTTCTCCAATAAATGAAGTGAAATTCAAGGGTTACATCCTTGATCAATTCGAATATACGGAAAATGGGTTAGCTTATATGAAAATAGATCATCACCTGATGGAGAAATATCAAATTAGTGCTGAAGGAGCAAAAGCAATGGTAAATACTCTTTCAAATATCGATGGTATTAATATGTGGATATTCTTCGTAGAGCTAGATGAGGAGCGTATACGTGTAAGTTTACGCTCAAGAGGTATAGTTGTAAATGAATTTGCAAAAAAATATAACGGTGGCGGCCACAAACTTGCAAGTGGTGCCTTCTGTGATGACTGGGATATGGTCGACAAGCTGATTATTGAGGCAGACGAACTTTGCAAGGAATATAATAAATAA
- a CDS encoding DEAD/DEAH box helicase, with translation MTKKFNELEISDQIKQSIAEMGFVEPTPIQAEAIPYILEGNDIIGQAQTGTGKTAAFSIPLIEKLDLNNRSIQGIILCPTRELAIQVTDEIRKLTKYVEGVKVVPIYGGQSYNIQLKALKRKPQIVVGTPGRVIDHINRKTVKLENIKMLILDEADEMLKMGFREDLEYILQKTPTERQTTLFSATMPKAIQDIANKYQKKPKLIQIERKSLTVDNIKQEYFELNNNQKFDLLVRLLDHNHYQSAIVFCNTKREVDELVVRLQEHNYMTEALHGDLKQQQRDRVMNSFRNKNIKILVATDVAARGIDVNNVEAVFNYDIPLDDEAYVHRIGRTGRAGQSGASYTFINPKQFHRLKSIERYIKHKIDKGSIPTVKDIQDSKLRDLYLEMKNIIDKNNLTTPNKVIEQLEDEGYTTAQITNSLIQLIMGEITKEYNEIHEPAAKKSKKAKGNKKNSVTLHLNIGKKQRISPRDIVSLLIKDTKLNKRAIGDIDLFKKYSHVEVSKRDAAEVLKRANKRKFKGKTIVVQEL, from the coding sequence ATGACAAAAAAATTTAACGAATTAGAAATATCAGATCAAATTAAACAATCAATAGCCGAAATGGGATTTGTAGAACCTACACCAATACAGGCTGAAGCCATTCCCTATATATTAGAGGGTAATGATATAATTGGACAAGCACAAACAGGAACAGGAAAAACTGCTGCCTTTTCTATTCCTTTAATAGAGAAATTAGATTTAAATAACAGATCGATTCAAGGAATCATTTTATGCCCGACACGTGAATTAGCAATACAGGTTACTGATGAGATTCGAAAGTTAACAAAATATGTTGAAGGTGTTAAAGTAGTTCCAATCTATGGTGGACAAAGTTACAATATTCAGTTAAAAGCACTGAAACGTAAACCTCAAATCGTTGTTGGTACACCAGGAAGAGTCATCGACCATATCAATAGAAAAACCGTTAAACTAGAAAACATTAAAATGCTTATTTTAGATGAAGCCGATGAAATGTTAAAAATGGGATTCAGAGAAGATTTAGAATACATTTTACAGAAGACTCCAACTGAACGACAAACTACTCTATTTTCAGCTACAATGCCTAAGGCAATTCAGGATATCGCAAACAAATATCAAAAGAAACCTAAATTAATTCAAATAGAACGTAAAAGTCTAACAGTTGATAACATAAAACAAGAATACTTCGAATTAAACAATAATCAAAAATTTGATTTACTCGTTCGATTACTAGACCATAATCACTATCAATCAGCGATTGTATTCTGTAACACAAAGCGTGAAGTTGATGAATTAGTCGTGAGGTTACAAGAACACAATTACATGACGGAAGCACTACACGGAGACTTAAAGCAACAACAACGTGACCGTGTTATGAATAGTTTTAGAAATAAGAATATCAAAATCTTAGTAGCTACAGACGTAGCAGCTAGAGGGATTGATGTAAATAACGTTGAAGCTGTTTTCAATTATGACATTCCTTTAGATGATGAAGCATATGTACATCGAATAGGACGTACAGGTAGAGCCGGACAAAGTGGAGCATCATATACTTTTATTAACCCAAAGCAATTCCATCGTTTAAAGAGTATTGAGCGTTATATTAAACATAAGATTGATAAAGGGTCGATTCCTACTGTGAAAGATATTCAAGACTCTAAATTGCGTGATTTATACTTAGAGATGAAGAACATAATTGATAAAAACAATTTAACAACCCCAAATAAGGTGATTGAGCAGTTAGAGGATGAAGGATACACAACCGCTCAAATTACAAATAGTTTAATTCAACTAATTATGGGTGAAATTACAAAAGAATATAATGAAATACATGAACCTGCAGCTAAAAAGAGTAAGAAAGCTAAAGGCAATAAGAAGAATAGTGTAACACTTCATTTAAACATTGGTAAAAAACAACGTATTTCACCACGTGATATCGTTAGTCTATTGATAAAAGATACCAAGTTAAATAAACGTGCGATTGGTGATATTGATTTATTTAAGAAATACAGCCATGTTGAAGTAAGTAAACGCGACGCTGCTGAAGTATTAAAGCGTGCTAACAAGCGTAAATTTAAAGGTAAGACGATCGTCGTACAAGAATTATAA
- the ftsZ gene encoding cell division protein FtsZ translates to MFGFDNEFDQMPKIKVVGIGGGGSNAVNRMIENEVQGVEFIVVNTDAQALRNSKAENRIQIGKELTRGLGAGANPDIGRQAAEESHEDLEEVLDGADMVFVTAGMGGGTGTGSAPVIAQISKATGALTVGIVTKPFTFEGRKRTEHALSGLEELRDNVDTMIVIPNDRLLRIVDKNTPMLEAFREADNVLRQGVQGIAEIVAVPGLINLDFADIKTVMANKGTALMGIGIADGENRAVEAALRAINSELLETEIDGATDAIINITGGPSLTLYEANDAVEAIQNAANSEINVIHGAAINVDLGDEIIVTVIATGFDQTSSKKSYKSLNTVKTSLDSEKDSDVKMNDVNESDENNNDDDDDDEFDVPVFFQRRFK, encoded by the coding sequence ATGTTCGGTTTTGATAATGAATTTGATCAAATGCCTAAGATTAAAGTAGTCGGAATCGGCGGTGGAGGAAGTAACGCTGTTAATCGTATGATAGAAAATGAAGTGCAAGGTGTTGAATTTATAGTAGTGAACACGGATGCACAAGCATTACGAAATTCTAAAGCTGAAAATAGAATACAAATAGGGAAAGAATTAACAAGAGGATTAGGAGCAGGTGCTAATCCTGATATAGGTAGACAAGCTGCTGAAGAAAGTCATGAAGACTTAGAAGAAGTACTTGATGGAGCTGATATGGTATTTGTAACTGCAGGAATGGGTGGTGGAACAGGTACAGGTTCTGCTCCGGTTATTGCTCAAATATCAAAGGCAACAGGAGCCCTAACAGTAGGGATTGTAACAAAACCATTTACGTTTGAGGGAAGAAAACGTACTGAACACGCTTTATCTGGACTAGAGGAATTACGAGATAATGTCGATACAATGATTGTCATTCCTAATGATCGGTTACTCCGTATTGTCGATAAAAATACACCGATGTTAGAAGCGTTTAGAGAGGCTGATAATGTATTGCGCCAAGGTGTACAAGGAATTGCTGAGATTGTTGCCGTTCCTGGGTTAATTAACCTTGACTTTGCTGACATTAAGACTGTAATGGCTAACAAAGGAACAGCGTTAATGGGAATCGGTATTGCTGATGGTGAAAACCGTGCTGTAGAAGCAGCATTACGTGCAATTAATAGTGAACTTCTAGAAACAGAAATTGATGGAGCGACAGACGCGATTATTAACATAACAGGAGGACCATCATTAACGTTATATGAAGCGAATGATGCTGTTGAAGCGATTCAAAATGCTGCCAACTCTGAAATTAACGTCATTCATGGTGCTGCTATAAATGTTGATTTAGGTGATGAAATCATTGTTACTGTAATCGCTACAGGTTTTGACCAAACAAGTTCAAAAAAATCGTATAAAAGTTTAAATACAGTTAAGACATCTTTAGATTCAGAAAAAGATTCGGATGTAAAAATGAATGATGTTAATGAATCAGATGAAAATAACAATGACGATGATGATGATGATGAGTTTGATGTACCTGTATTCTTCCAACGACGTTTTAAATAA
- a CDS encoding cell division FtsA domain-containing protein yields MKRNIYASLDLGANTIKLLVSEFVGERQNILFVDEIKSTGIEHGFIRDKAKVIADLQKLKGKCESFLNIKLNSIVLSLPSIELDTKTISNTVTVNHGRVKGSDIKKMFNEIYEQEIEQVSSEKRKKEVSAIIPINFSIGKNKKYVFFPLNEICREITMNANLLTLDKQVIISHITTVEEAGLHVIDIMPNVATYLYTLLSPEEMTEMSCVVDIGKTATTITILEKGVIIFSEQFSIGGNIITQAIKDELQLDFEDAEEFKLTHGVCGVGNASDEVIYEKDYGDHAPTYITEKDIAEIVEANYMEIMRIVKQYLFEVGVKTKVERFIFIGGATEVRGFLHLIKQTFGEHSTVRRPSMLGVRHPKYSSAISMHNSIYFFDSLFEENYEMVTFNKEQSQEIDEEEDEKEFI; encoded by the coding sequence ATGAAGAGAAATATCTATGCCTCTTTAGATTTAGGTGCTAATACAATTAAACTATTGGTTTCTGAATTTGTAGGAGAGAGACAAAACATTTTATTTGTTGATGAAATAAAATCAACTGGAATTGAACATGGTTTTATACGTGATAAAGCAAAAGTGATTGCTGACTTACAGAAGTTAAAAGGTAAGTGTGAATCATTTTTGAACATAAAATTAAATTCGATTGTTTTAAGTTTACCGAGTATTGAGCTCGACACAAAGACAATTTCAAATACGGTAACGGTAAATCATGGTAGGGTTAAAGGCAGTGATATAAAAAAAATGTTCAATGAAATTTATGAGCAAGAAATTGAACAAGTTTCTTCTGAGAAAAGAAAGAAGGAAGTATCTGCAATTATACCAATTAATTTCTCAATTGGTAAAAATAAAAAATATGTATTTTTCCCTTTAAATGAAATTTGTAGAGAAATTACGATGAATGCGAATTTATTAACACTAGATAAACAGGTCATAATCAGTCATATTACAACTGTTGAAGAAGCTGGGCTCCATGTAATTGATATTATGCCAAATGTAGCTACCTATCTTTATACACTACTTTCACCAGAGGAAATGACAGAAATGTCTTGTGTGGTGGACATAGGCAAAACAGCAACGACTATTACCATTCTTGAAAAAGGAGTCATCATTTTCAGTGAACAATTCTCAATAGGTGGTAATATTATTACTCAAGCAATTAAAGATGAACTGCAACTAGACTTCGAAGATGCTGAAGAATTTAAACTAACTCATGGTGTATGTGGAGTAGGTAATGCGAGTGATGAAGTTATTTATGAAAAAGATTATGGTGATCACGCACCTACATACATTACTGAAAAGGATATAGCAGAGATTGTAGAAGCGAATTATATGGAAATTATGCGTATTGTTAAGCAATATCTATTTGAGGTAGGCGTTAAGACCAAGGTTGAGAGGTTCATTTTTATCGGTGGCGCAACTGAGGTAAGAGGATTTCTGCATTTAATCAAGCAAACATTTGGTGAACATTCAACAGTAAGGAGACCAAGTATGCTTGGAGTTAGACATCCTAAGTACTCGTCTGCAATAAGTATGCATAATAGTATTTATTTCTTCGATAGTTTATTTGAGGAGAATTATGAAATGGTAACCTTTAATAAGGAACAATCACAAGAAATTGATGAAGAAGAAGATGAAAAAGAATTCATATAA
- a CDS encoding cell division protein FtsQ/DivIB: MAEYHVLGKMKRFSLYSLLSIVALGVTIYLFTDYKYVDTILVEGNYYVSEEDVIIHSGLNNDQLFLAIDQHKIEFLVTSHPVIQSVTMTKQFPNDIKIEVLEHKVIGCLEEENNYFQLFSNGYREQVSPLTSCQGSIITGVNAYFNDMLLESFINEFSKIGKDTLSQISETIYSPNEFNKNRIISYMTDGNKIIYTIDTIHKLNYYKDMVNQIYLTYDGEVNGVFDFEVGAYFTPYDTVK; encoded by the coding sequence ATGGCAGAATATCATGTGCTAGGAAAAATGAAACGATTTAGTTTATATTCCCTTTTGAGTATAGTAGCCTTAGGTGTTACAATTTATCTTTTTACAGATTATAAGTATGTTGATACTATTTTAGTAGAGGGCAATTACTATGTATCTGAGGAAGATGTAATTATACATTCGGGACTGAATAACGATCAATTATTCTTAGCGATTGATCAGCACAAGATCGAGTTTTTAGTAACGTCGCATCCAGTCATACAGTCGGTTACAATGACTAAACAATTCCCAAATGATATTAAGATCGAAGTTTTAGAACATAAAGTTATAGGTTGCTTAGAAGAAGAGAATAACTATTTCCAATTATTTTCTAATGGATACAGGGAGCAAGTGAGTCCGTTAACATCTTGTCAAGGTTCCATCATCACAGGTGTTAATGCTTATTTTAATGACATGCTTCTTGAGTCCTTTATAAATGAATTTTCTAAAATTGGAAAGGATACACTTAGTCAAATTTCTGAGACAATTTATTCACCTAATGAGTTTAATAAGAACCGAATCATCTCGTATATGACGGATGGTAATAAAATCATTTATACAATTGATACCATCCACAAATTAAATTATTATAAAGATATGGTAAATCAAATTTATCTTACATATGATGGAGAGGTAAATGGTGTGTTTGACTTTGAAGTAGGTGCATACTTTACCCCATATGATACAGTTAAATAA
- the murB gene encoding UDP-N-acetylmuramate dehydrogenase, translated as MDKVLDFLRINEFNKVYINEPLSKHTSFNVGGEAKVLVMPEGVQQFKQLLSYLNEHNVSYKILGKGSNTLASDRRFDGVVIKTDGLKYYQVDKEKIIVGAGYPLIPLSYEMAELELTGLEFVGGIPGTVGGAVYMNAGAYNMEMKDIVTQVLILDEQGQLRWMKNEELKFRYRDSIFSKHPEWTIIEAELTLDKGNKEEIRELLLDRKKRRLESQPLRFPCAGSTFRNFGSIHAWELVDKAGLRGYRIGGAEISKKHANFIINIGCATAENIKDLIDQAISKVKKQTGYELRPEVEFFNWD; from the coding sequence TTGGATAAGGTTTTGGATTTTCTAAGAATCAATGAGTTTAATAAAGTCTATATAAATGAACCATTGTCTAAGCATACAAGTTTTAATGTCGGTGGTGAAGCCAAGGTACTCGTTATGCCTGAGGGGGTTCAACAGTTTAAGCAATTATTGAGTTATCTTAACGAACATAATGTATCTTATAAGATACTAGGAAAAGGCTCAAATACATTAGCGTCAGATCGGCGCTTTGATGGCGTTGTTATTAAGACAGATGGATTAAAGTATTACCAGGTTGATAAAGAGAAAATTATCGTCGGTGCGGGTTACCCACTTATTCCTTTATCATATGAAATGGCAGAGCTTGAATTAACAGGGCTTGAGTTTGTAGGAGGAATCCCAGGTACAGTTGGTGGTGCTGTTTACATGAACGCAGGAGCCTACAACATGGAAATGAAGGACATAGTAACACAGGTATTAATTTTGGATGAACAAGGTCAACTCAGATGGATGAAAAATGAAGAGTTGAAATTTAGGTATCGAGATTCAATTTTCTCAAAACATCCAGAATGGACGATTATAGAAGCAGAATTAACACTCGATAAAGGGAATAAAGAAGAAATCAGGGAACTACTGCTCGATCGGAAGAAAAGACGGTTAGAGTCGCAACCACTTCGTTTTCCATGCGCAGGTAGTACATTTAGAAATTTTGGTTCGATTCATGCATGGGAGTTAGTCGACAAAGCGGGATTAAGAGGTTATCGAATTGGTGGTGCTGAAATTTCTAAGAAACACGCAAATTTTATTATTAATATAGGGTGTGCAACTGCTGAAAATATCAAGGATCTAATTGATCAAGCAATATCTAAAGTCAAGAAGCAGACAGGGTATGAATTAAGACCTGAAGTAGAATTTTTTAATTGGGATTAA
- the murG gene encoding undecaprenyldiphospho-muramoylpentapeptide beta-N-acetylglucosaminyltransferase — protein MRIMISGGGTGGHIYPALALVQELKNRYDDIEILYIGKEGSLEEELTSKEDISFKSLKIRGFYRRVTLQNFITVYEFVKAVFKAKKMIVSFKPDLIIGTGGYVSAPVLYAGSKRKIPTIIHEQNSIPGLTNKFLSRYVTKIAISFESSKPHFKADRVVLTGNPRAQIVKDRPYTKKEELGFDRNKKLIIFVCGSLGAKYVNDSIIKTIPTLIDHKDYEVLYITGKGHYDSVVKELSAYISNKRLHIKSFVYNLPDLYKVSSLIVCRAGATTLSEITAIGIPAILIPSPYVTANHQELNASDLVNNKAAMMITEPDLNSERLLVSINQLLEDTETLNKYRINSKKIGIPDSLDRFIALIESIRP, from the coding sequence ATGCGCATTATGATCAGTGGTGGTGGGACAGGGGGACATATTTACCCAGCGCTTGCTCTTGTACAGGAATTAAAAAATCGATATGATGACATTGAGATTTTGTATATTGGAAAAGAGGGATCGTTAGAAGAGGAATTAACAAGTAAGGAAGACATTTCATTTAAATCGTTAAAGATAAGAGGGTTTTATCGAAGAGTAACGTTACAGAATTTTATTACCGTTTATGAGTTCGTAAAGGCTGTCTTTAAAGCTAAAAAAATGATTGTATCATTTAAACCAGACTTAATTATAGGTACCGGTGGATATGTTTCTGCGCCTGTTCTTTATGCAGGGAGTAAACGAAAAATTCCAACAATTATTCATGAACAAAACTCGATTCCAGGTTTAACAAACAAGTTTTTATCGCGGTATGTTACAAAGATAGCTATCAGTTTCGAATCCTCAAAACCACATTTCAAGGCTGACAGGGTAGTATTAACAGGTAATCCTCGTGCACAAATAGTAAAAGATCGTCCATATACGAAAAAAGAAGAATTAGGATTTGACCGAAACAAAAAGCTAATTATATTCGTTTGTGGTTCTCTCGGGGCGAAGTATGTAAACGACTCTATAATTAAGACAATCCCTACTTTAATTGATCATAAGGATTATGAAGTTTTATATATAACAGGAAAAGGTCACTATGACAGTGTTGTTAAAGAACTATCAGCATACATTTCAAACAAGAGACTTCATATTAAATCTTTTGTATATAACCTTCCTGACCTTTACAAAGTAAGTAGTTTAATTGTATGTCGTGCAGGGGCTACTACGCTCTCTGAAATTACTGCAATTGGTATTCCTGCTATATTAATTCCGTCTCCATATGTAACAGCGAATCACCAGGAATTAAATGCAAGTGATTTAGTTAACAATAAGGCAGCTATGATGATTACTGAGCCGGATTTAAATTCGGAACGATTACTCGTGAGTATCAATCAACTGCTCGAGGATACTGAAACATTAAATAAATATCGAATTAATTCTAAAAAAATAGGGATTCCAGATTCACTAGATCGCTTTATAGCATTAATTGAGTCTATAAGACCTTAA